From Candidatus Cloacimonas sp.:
TTTTACCTTGCATTTTTTCTTTTAAATTTTGGGTAGTGAAATCATCACTAAAAGGTTCAAGTCCCAAAGTCGGTAGATATCTATCTATGTTACATTGTCGGCAGATAATTATTTTACCAAAGGTGCGGATATCGATAAAATGCAGAACTGAGTTATTTTTTAGATTTATTCTGGCTCTCTCATAGCTTAGCGGTTCGCTCGGAAACTGATCATAAACAAATTTACCTGTCATCCGCAAATGGACAATCAAGGCATAAGCACTATCCAGATAAATAATGATATATTTCC
This genomic window contains:
- a CDS encoding DNA-formamidopyrimidine glycosylase family protein; this encodes MPELPEVETIVKGLEEVMKGKVINSIACYYPGTVIYDDNIAAKPLPAKALSIKRKGKYIIIYLDSAYALIVHLRMTGKFVYDQFPSEPLSYERARINLKNNSVLHFIDIRTFGKIIICRQCNIDRYLPTLGLEPFSDDFTTQNLKEKMQGK